One Prolixibacteraceae bacterium DNA segment encodes these proteins:
- a CDS encoding PepSY domain-containing protein, with protein sequence MKKLLLKYHRIFGIITLPILLVWFISGYFMLLGGFPRASKSWIESHQKTIPFKVIPKEGISPNSHIHYGAFGWRQIRNFNHNNADTIYLQKNEGSIQSQCEAFGNMLMDEKAEHTTIMHDLDMWIPWSRMRKHLPIYRMKYKDGSNLYISSKTGDVLQRTTTKSKWIACFGAIPHWLYFRTLRENTQIWILVIKFLAILSLIAILTGYIYGGIILVKKRLRNPYKKRHYRWHYLLGISGGLIIFTWTLSGFFSLHHVSNRWIKKGVFNDAQEIWQPTEPINTIALDRLTKLPPNTVDIQSYTIKNRAVVQFTTQKGKHHYYCGDTMDQKVWSQSQLKACFEQTFPNYLVNTVPLEKNIVEISLDDPGESQFQFDLLSGKMIRYTDQEKRVNQFLYQGLHSFMIGSLKTKNTGRILIILFFLTLGTATLLTGLWITIKKR encoded by the coding sequence ATGAAAAAGTTATTATTAAAATACCATCGAATCTTTGGCATCATCACACTACCTATTCTTTTAGTATGGTTTATTAGTGGTTACTTTATGCTCTTGGGAGGATTCCCAAGAGCATCTAAATCATGGATTGAAAGCCATCAAAAAACGATACCTTTCAAGGTTATTCCTAAAGAAGGCATCTCTCCCAACTCCCATATCCATTACGGAGCATTCGGGTGGAGACAAATTCGCAATTTCAATCATAATAATGCAGATACCATCTATTTGCAAAAGAATGAGGGTTCGATTCAATCACAATGTGAAGCTTTTGGCAATATGCTGATGGACGAAAAGGCAGAACATACAACCATCATGCACGACTTAGACATGTGGATTCCATGGAGTAGAATGCGTAAACATCTTCCTATCTATAGGATGAAATATAAGGATGGAAGCAATCTATATATCTCCTCTAAAACAGGGGATGTTCTTCAAAGAACCACCACTAAATCTAAATGGATTGCTTGCTTCGGTGCAATACCACATTGGCTCTATTTTAGAACTTTAAGAGAAAATACTCAAATATGGATATTGGTAATAAAATTCCTTGCTATCCTATCGCTTATTGCAATACTTACAGGTTATATATACGGAGGTATCATTCTTGTAAAAAAAAGGCTTCGAAATCCGTATAAAAAGAGACATTATCGCTGGCATTACCTTCTAGGAATCAGTGGAGGACTTATCATATTCACTTGGACACTTAGTGGATTCTTCTCCCTTCATCATGTATCCAATAGGTGGATAAAAAAAGGAGTCTTTAACGACGCGCAAGAGATTTGGCAGCCGACAGAACCCATAAACACAATCGCATTAGATCGCCTGACGAAACTCCCTCCCAATACTGTAGACATTCAATCATACACCATAAAGAATCGTGCCGTGGTGCAATTTACCACCCAAAAGGGGAAACACCACTACTATTGCGGAGATACAATGGATCAGAAAGTATGGTCTCAATCACAATTGAAAGCCTGTTTCGAACAAACATTTCCAAACTATTTGGTGAATACTGTACCCCTTGAGAAAAACATCGTGGAGATCTCATTAGATGATCCTGGAGAAAGTCAATTTCAATTCGATCTATTATCGGGAAAAATGATTCGATATACAGACCAAGAAAAGAGGGTGAATCAATTTCTCTATCAGGGACTACATTCCTTTATGATAGGTTCCCTAAAGACAAAAAACACAGGACGCATCCTCATTATCTTATTCTTCCTAACCCTTGGTACTGCAACACTGTTAACAGGACTATGGATTACAATAAAAAAAAGATAG
- the leuB gene encoding 3-isopropylmalate dehydrogenase: MKLNIAVLSGDGIGPEIVDQALKVVRAISKKFGHEVSTEEGLVGATAIDKVGDPYPESTHEICMEADAVLFGAIGDPKFDNDPTAKVRPEQGLLRMRKQLGLYANLRPVTTFPSLLHKSPLRKELVEGADFLCLRELTGGIYFGDKGRTEDNQGAFDHCVYTREEIARILHLAYKFALQRDKRVTVVDKANVLETSRLWREEAQKIEKEYPEVETDYMFVDNAAMQIIQWPKKFDVMVTENMFGDILTDEASVITGSLGLLPSASVGTHTSVFEPIHGSYPQAAGKDIANPVATILSAAMMFETAFELKEEGALIRKAVLASMDAGVVTEDIDKEKACKTSEVGDWIANYVLEA; this comes from the coding sequence ATGAAATTAAATATAGCTGTTTTATCTGGAGATGGTATCGGGCCAGAGATCGTAGATCAAGCATTAAAAGTGGTTCGTGCAATTTCTAAGAAATTTGGGCATGAAGTGTCAACAGAAGAGGGATTAGTCGGAGCGACTGCAATTGATAAGGTAGGAGACCCATACCCTGAAAGTACCCATGAAATATGTATGGAAGCGGATGCTGTCCTTTTTGGTGCTATTGGAGATCCTAAGTTTGATAACGACCCTACTGCAAAGGTACGTCCAGAGCAAGGTCTGCTTCGTATGCGTAAGCAGTTGGGGTTATATGCAAACTTGCGTCCTGTGACGACATTTCCTTCGCTTCTTCACAAATCTCCTCTACGCAAAGAGTTGGTAGAGGGTGCAGATTTCTTGTGCCTAAGAGAGTTGACAGGGGGTATCTATTTTGGTGATAAAGGCCGTACAGAAGACAATCAAGGAGCTTTTGATCATTGTGTATACACTCGTGAGGAGATTGCACGAATTCTTCATTTGGCTTATAAATTTGCACTGCAAAGAGATAAAAGAGTCACTGTCGTTGATAAGGCGAATGTTTTAGAGACTTCGAGACTTTGGAGAGAAGAGGCTCAAAAGATAGAAAAAGAGTATCCTGAAGTAGAGACAGACTATATGTTTGTGGATAATGCTGCGATGCAGATCATACAATGGCCAAAGAAATTTGATGTCATGGTTACAGAAAATATGTTTGGGGATATTCTTACAGATGAGGCGAGTGTGATTACTGGTTCTTTGGGACTTCTTCCTTCAGCATCTGTGGGTACTCATACGAGTGTTTTTGAACCGATTCATGGGTCTTATCCTCAGGCAGCAGGAAAAGATATTGCAAACCCCGTTGCAACGATTCTTTCAGCAGCGATGATGTTTGAAACTGCTTTTGAATTGAAAGAGGAGGGAGCATTAATTCGCAAAGCTGTATTGGCATCGATGGATGCTGGTGTGGTGACAGAAGATATTGATAAGGAGAAAGCTTGTAAGACTTCAGAAGTGGGTGATTGGATCGCAAACTACGTTTTGGAAGCATAA
- a CDS encoding TonB-dependent receptor, whose translation MNNKLSITALLLIIFGYASKAQTLDKDTIQVNEISIFEHQVRKTEGVLKLNVPLKYIPTATSTIDSKSLESFAIQSVNDAFDYTTGITPKMNYGGFQTFRMRGFGSPIVMVDGQLDYRMAYSNSAPISSTANIERIEYLKGPASALYGGSSVGGIVNIVRKNPWSSAENRASYSISSYNNHDARVSTCHRIGDNLSYRVDANWIQSDGWRDNGKTVKNLYFALGWKLSSKDQIEFRFGAFNDRYDTEAGTPSFTHDIYATNGDKKTYNKGDLPKNMDRKQRYNDPADFLKSKNLNGYVKWEHHFNPKNYLAISTSYSQDDIDYFSTEELTYITSKSDIKDHYYMKGDQKVYIDINHLQRSYPLRFQHLTNTLQSNIEYNSTFRLLGAMHHTSSGISYFQTKRDGYTGYNADDIWGAGKGATISVENPELYQGEIDSKFSAVRRYNDRILAFNIQDLIDITPHFKMMLGARVDHFFFNKSKASVDANKDTGDFTKEGSFTDQAFSYKTGMVYEIAKTISLYGSISNFYKPYRTIYNENYIYKDTNGNIIAPNKGGKIFDPEEGLQYELGAKVEKSKVSIQANLYHITKKNIKTYLGKEDGKKVYGQIGEVTSKGAEVDITSYLTKEIELNGGYCYNKTQDSNNKQGSFAPNNSAYGRISWHKNRGLLKGLSAWWGIVYTDTQFSDSANTYLLPSSLVQNIGLKYEHNHMWIQANIRNISNEMYYNSSIYSNQYVAAPERNWGITLGLRF comes from the coding sequence ATGAACAACAAGTTATCAATCACAGCACTATTACTTATTATCTTTGGTTATGCCTCCAAGGCCCAAACCCTTGATAAAGACACCATTCAGGTTAATGAGATCTCAATATTTGAGCACCAAGTAAGAAAGACAGAGGGGGTACTCAAATTAAATGTTCCACTAAAGTACATCCCGACAGCCACCTCCACTATTGATAGTAAAAGTCTTGAATCTTTTGCAATTCAGAGTGTAAACGATGCTTTCGATTATACCACAGGAATTACGCCAAAGATGAATTATGGAGGGTTTCAAACATTTCGTATGAGAGGTTTTGGTTCTCCTATTGTTATGGTAGATGGACAATTGGATTATAGAATGGCCTACTCTAATAGTGCCCCCATCTCCTCTACAGCAAACATTGAGCGTATAGAGTATCTAAAAGGTCCTGCTTCTGCACTCTATGGAGGCTCTTCTGTTGGAGGAATCGTAAACATTGTCCGTAAAAACCCATGGAGTTCTGCTGAAAATAGAGCCTCTTACAGTATCTCTTCTTACAACAATCATGATGCAAGAGTAAGTACATGCCATCGTATAGGAGACAACCTATCATACAGAGTGGATGCAAACTGGATTCAGTCGGATGGATGGAGAGATAACGGAAAAACGGTGAAGAACCTCTACTTTGCTTTGGGATGGAAATTATCTTCAAAAGATCAGATAGAGTTTCGCTTTGGAGCTTTTAACGACCGCTATGACACCGAAGCTGGGACTCCTTCATTCACTCATGATATTTATGCGACAAATGGAGATAAAAAGACCTATAACAAAGGGGATCTTCCAAAGAATATGGATAGAAAGCAGCGTTATAACGATCCTGCAGATTTTCTTAAATCGAAAAACTTGAATGGATATGTAAAGTGGGAACATCACTTCAATCCAAAGAATTACCTTGCAATCTCGACTTCATATAGTCAAGATGATATAGATTACTTTTCTACCGAGGAGCTAACCTATATCACCTCAAAAAGCGATATAAAAGACCACTATTATATGAAGGGAGACCAAAAGGTTTATATCGACATAAACCACCTTCAACGAAGCTATCCGCTAAGATTCCAACACCTTACCAATACACTCCAATCGAATATTGAATATAATTCAACTTTTCGTCTTCTAGGGGCAATGCATCACACAAGTAGTGGTATATCTTACTTTCAAACGAAAAGAGATGGCTACACAGGATACAATGCAGATGATATCTGGGGCGCTGGAAAAGGAGCAACAATTTCTGTAGAGAATCCAGAGCTTTACCAAGGAGAGATAGACTCCAAATTTTCTGCTGTCCGTAGATATAATGATCGAATATTAGCGTTTAACATTCAAGATCTAATCGATATAACACCACATTTTAAGATGATGTTAGGAGCAAGAGTCGATCATTTCTTCTTTAACAAATCAAAAGCCTCAGTAGATGCCAATAAGGACACAGGTGATTTCACCAAAGAAGGTTCGTTTACAGACCAAGCATTCTCATACAAAACAGGAATGGTTTATGAGATAGCCAAAACAATCTCATTGTATGGATCCATCTCTAATTTCTATAAACCATATAGAACGATCTATAATGAGAACTATATCTATAAAGATACAAATGGCAATATTATCGCTCCCAATAAAGGTGGAAAAATATTTGATCCAGAAGAGGGCTTGCAATATGAACTAGGAGCAAAAGTGGAAAAAAGTAAAGTTTCGATCCAAGCAAACCTATATCATATAACCAAAAAGAACATTAAGACATACCTTGGAAAAGAGGATGGCAAGAAAGTATATGGACAAATTGGAGAGGTAACCTCGAAAGGAGCTGAAGTGGACATAACCTCTTATTTGACCAAAGAGATAGAACTAAACGGAGGGTATTGTTACAACAAGACACAAGATAGTAACAACAAACAGGGATCTTTTGCACCCAATAATAGTGCATATGGTAGAATTTCATGGCATAAAAATAGAGGACTACTGAAAGGACTCTCTGCATGGTGGGGAATTGTATATACCGACACACAGTTCTCTGACAGTGCAAACACCTACCTATTGCCATCGTCATTGGTTCAGAATATAGGTTTAAAATACGAGCATAATCATATGTGGATTCAAGCCAATATTCGCAATATATCAAATGAGATGTACTACAATTCATCTATCTATTCAAACCAATATGTTGCAGCACCAGAACGCAATTGGGGAATTACTTTAGGTCTTCGATTTTAA